The window aaatagataacctaacactatcacattcaaaatatatatatatatatatatatatattgaacacaaaacaaaatacatcaaaaaattaataataacaaggaacatcaaacagcgaaccaacgaaattgaagcagctacactaaatcaaaatcgaagcaaggagctccgggataaagttcgctgaactcacgcatacaccaatagcgcacaacaggggaaattccctttctcccagaagcgtggtgacgaagatgtgcctccaaaacctcttcgggaatttcattcgcaaaacgaactttcacgcaacgatcggtatcaacgatttcaaccagagggggttccctctccaatacgacggtctctgcatcgaagaaattctcgtcgaaagtaaccaaatcgtcaaagcccaatttcgacacggcctcggcaccaatgttgaatagttcctccaaccactctgatactcgtggtttatcacagggccgcatgcgtttgattggtcctcccgagtcgcccatgggttcttcggaatccctctttcgcttgagctgagaacaacacggtatattttaaataaaacgaaacaggacgaatcaagcggactaaaaacaagactaaatacgtaccagg is drawn from Bombus vancouverensis nearcticus unplaced genomic scaffold, iyBomVanc1_principal scaffold0031, whole genome shotgun sequence and contains these coding sequences:
- the LOC143304348 gene encoding uncharacterized protein LOC143304348, which gives rise to MAAASLSFQCLLGKHAQLRCSPITRTSSFELFCASVIDVRTMFAESFPSEVPFQTSLLKRKRDSEEPMGDSGGPIKRMRPCDKPRVSEWLEELFNIGAEAVSKLGFDDLVTFDENFFDAETVVLEREPPLVEIVDTDRCVKVRFANEIPEEVLEAHLRHHASGRKGISPVVRYWCMREFSELYPGAPCFDFDLV